Within Macaca nemestrina isolate mMacNem1 chromosome 12, mMacNem.hap1, whole genome shotgun sequence, the genomic segment AGTAACTCTGGGTGGGGTAAATATTACAATTTAAGGCGGAGGGGTTATGGGGaagtagaatattttttctttttctttttttttttttttgagataggatcttgatctgtcacccaggccagagtgcagtggcgccatcacagttcactgcagccttaacctcccgggttcaagcaatcctcccacctcccacctcagccacttgagtagctgagacctcagatatgtgccatcacacccagctaatttttttaaattaattttttgtagagatagggtctcatatGTTgttcacgctggtctcaaactactgggctcaaatgatcctcctgcctcaaccttccaaattactgggattacaggcatgagccaccatgccgggctggGAGGTGGAATTTTGTTCAATCTAAAGATAAGCTTTTTCACAGCTCTGGCTGTAGTGGGAGGGAGCAGAGGAGTGAATGATCGTCAGTTGGGAGGGTGCAGAGAGGGCTCCTGCCCTAGGGTGGAGGTGAGGGTGGCTTAGGTGAGACAACACTGAGGCCCTGTTCAGTCCCACATCCCCTCCTgtgctccctcctcctctctcctcttctgcAGGCGTGGGAGGTATCACCATTCAGCAGATTTCACCGGAGGCAGTGGAGGGGGCAGGTACCTGAGCCAGAACTCAGGTCTTATTCTCCACTTGACTCTGCCACTAACTTGTTGTGCAGTTTTGGGCCTTTCCCCAGgccttcattttcttaaatatctaataaaaaaatatatagcaaatgCAGTTTGTAAACTATGACAATATGACCATGCAGAAGATTATTATCTTCCAAAACTGCTGGTCCAAGGAAAGGTCACTAATAAAGTGGAAGCATTGTAGCTTGTGGAATGACTGGTTAGATTTGGGAGAAGCCTTAGCAATAATCTAGAATCTGCATAGATAATACATCTGAGGATTGGGCTTTGTGgtttacaaagcatttttttcctcttttgatcCCAGCCACTTGTCTGGACTGATATAAAGCATTTTTATGGGTTTGTCTTATTCAATTCTCACAACACCACCTCAAATTTATAGAGAATATGGATCTGGTTAACTTGTATGACTATGTAACCTCATGTCAGTCCAGAGCACTGCCTGGAGGTGGGTAGAGGTGGTCCTGGGCTGGAATCCCAGTCCCAGTggaaccttgagcaagttactttaGCTGTCTTCACCTAAATTTCCTCATTGGCAAAACAGGAATACTGGTGGTTCatacctgcaattccagcactttgggaggctgaggtgggaggattgcttgatcccaggagttcaaaaccagactgggcaacatagcaagaccccatctctacaaaaattaaataaataaaacatttatgaggattgtggtgaagattaaatgagatcactCACAAGAAAGCTCAGTGCAGACCCTGATgtgcagtaggtgctcaataaatatcagccagcaaaaaacaaaaaaatctcagcTAGGAAATTGCAGAACTGGGTTTCTGACTCCAACCTCAATATTCCTTGCCCCACATCAAGCTGTTTCACTTCAAATCCTCTCCATTTCACAATGCAGTCACCCTGGGCTGAAGGAGTGAACTGTGCATTGGAAGGCTGCCCTAAGCAGCAAAGAGACAGCTTGGTCTCCAGTGACCTGAAAGAATTATTTATTGCCCTGAGGTCCACTGTACGAGTTGCCAAAGGGAAAAGCTTCCTTCCAACTGGCTCAGCAAGCTGACAGACGAAGTGTCGGGTTCTTGCTGGGGCAGTCATGCAGAGCTGGGATGACACGCAGAAGGCTGGCAGACCTGTCTCtgggcagatggatcacctgataCAGATGCTGGAGCCTGAGCCCTGGGATTGGCCCAAAACAGGGCTATGTTGACCCAACAGCTGAGCATTGGCATCCTGTCAATCTGCCGAGAGCCTAGAAATAGTGCGGGGCAGTCTGCTGGGTTCAGTGTGTCAGAGGAAGCAACCATGCAGGTGCTAACCAAGCGTTACCCCAAGAACTGCCTGCTGACCGTCATGGACCGGTATTCGGCTGAGGTGCACAACATGGAGCAGGTGGTGATGATCCCCAGCCTTCTGCGGGACGTGCAGCTGAGTGGGCATGAGGGCCGGGCCCAGGCTGAGGCCCCTGATCTCTACACCTACTTCACCATGCTCAAGGCCATCTGTGTGGATGTGGAACATGGGCTGCTGCCGCGGGAGGAGtggcaggccaaggtggcaggCGGCGAAGCTGAGGAGGCTAAGAATGGAACCGCAGAGACAGAGGAAGTCGAGGACGAGAGTGCCTCAGAAGAGCTGGAACTGGAAGCCCAGTTCCACCTGCACTTCTCCAGCCTCCATCACATCCTTATACACCTCACCAAGAAAGCCCAAGAGGTGACAAGGAAATACCAGGAAATGACGGGACAAGTTTGGTAGACCTTGGACACTAGGGAAGGTAATGGTGGCCATGCTGGTGGGTGTCAGAGTCTACCAAGGGACATtccaggagaggagagggggcaGTGGTGCAACCCAGTGGGAGAGGAACAGCCTGGCTCTCAGACAGTGCCACTCTTGCGTCAGGGTATTGGGACCACAACCTAGGAGGGCCTAAGACTAGGCCTGCGTTACTATCCTTCTGACCTCAAATTGGCAACTGCAATGAAGTGATATGGAAATAGAAGGAAAAGTGGCCTGTAAGGGCATATctcatatgcacatacatatgtctgtgcacgtgtgcatttttttgtatgtgaataCTTGTAAATGTGTGAATTGAATGAGTGTGTTCTCATCGACTTTGTTAAGAATTTGATTaaagaggggccgggcgcggtggctcacgccaaatcccagcactttgggaggccaaggcgggtggattgcctgaggtcaggagttcgagaccagcctggccaatgtggtgaaaccccgtctctactaaaaatacaaaaattaactgggcgtggtggcaggcacctgtagtcccagctactctggaggctgaggtagcagaatggcgtgaacccgggaggcggaggttgcagtcagtcaagattgtgccactgcactcca encodes:
- the THRS gene encoding thyroid hormone-inducible hepatic protein is translated as MQVLTKRYPKNCLLTVMDRYSAEVHNMEQVVMIPSLLRDVQLSGHEGRAQAEAPDLYTYFTMLKAICVDVEHGLLPREEWQAKVAGGEAEEAKNGTAETEEVEDESASEELELEAQFHLHFSSLHHILIHLTKKAQEVTRKYQEMTGQVW